Proteins from one Flavobacteriales bacterium genomic window:
- a CDS encoding rhodanese-like domain-containing protein, which produces MQKILKYSLLFFAIGIGITFLCAFIFNPEQAQGFRDMVNAKLKHHIPTIETKDLEPLLKSKKIQLLDTREPEECMVSYIDGAVMVGYNHFSSYMLSGLDKNKPVVVYCSVGVRSEKIGEKLVKLGFKDVRNLFGGIFAWSMENRPLTNSKGKTDKVHPYSSKWSKWLPQEKISYE; this is translated from the coding sequence ATGCAAAAAATACTTAAATATTCATTGCTGTTTTTTGCAATCGGGATCGGCATTACCTTTCTCTGCGCATTTATTTTTAATCCCGAACAAGCACAAGGATTCAGAGACATGGTGAACGCCAAACTCAAGCACCATATTCCTACCATTGAAACAAAAGATCTGGAGCCCTTATTAAAATCAAAAAAAATTCAATTGCTGGATACACGCGAACCGGAAGAATGCATGGTGAGTTATATCGATGGTGCCGTAATGGTAGGTTATAATCATTTTAGTTCCTACATGCTTTCGGGACTCGATAAAAACAAGCCGGTGGTGGTTTATTGTTCGGTTGGTGTACGGTCGGAAAAAATAGGGGAGAAATTAGTTAAGTTGGGATTTAAAGATGTGCGGAATTTATTCGGTGGAATTTTTGCGTGGTCCATGGAAAATCGTCCATTAACCAATTCCAAAGGGAAAACCGATAAAGTACATCCTTACAGTTCAAAATGGAGCAAGTGGTTACCACAGGAAAAAATCAGTTATGAATAG
- the arsS gene encoding arsenosugar biosynthesis radical SAM protein ArsS (Some members of this family are selenoproteins.): MSLIKSLTARNSSLASREEQLRQMNVEAFRTGQLPTFREKLAEGGMFPLRPTGIQVFQVNIGYMCNQTCKHCHVDAGPDRKEIMDRETMQVCIDLCREHGFDTVDITGGAPEMNPDFRWFVTELRKTNVREIIVRCNLTIILANAKYHDLPEFFAAHSIRVVSSLPFYKADRTDRQRGEGVFEKSIQALQMLNEKGYGKEGSGLLLDLVYNPGGAFLPADQKMLERDFKKELKDHFSIDFNSLLCITNIPVSRFLEYLVNSDNLDEYMDLLVRSYNPSAVGGLMCRNTISVDYKGDLFDCDFNQMLEMKVERNAPQSIFNFNLEQLNQRNIVINQHCFGCTAGAGSSCQGATT, encoded by the coding sequence ATGTCGTTAATCAAATCCTTAACCGCCAGAAACAGCAGTTTGGCCAGTCGCGAAGAGCAATTGCGCCAAATGAATGTTGAGGCATTTCGTACTGGACAACTTCCTACGTTTCGCGAAAAATTGGCGGAGGGTGGAATGTTTCCATTGCGCCCCACAGGCATTCAGGTGTTTCAGGTGAATATCGGTTACATGTGTAATCAAACCTGCAAGCATTGCCATGTGGATGCGGGTCCGGATCGTAAGGAGATTATGGATCGCGAAACCATGCAGGTTTGCATTGATCTCTGCCGCGAACATGGATTTGATACGGTCGACATCACCGGTGGTGCTCCGGAAATGAATCCGGATTTTCGTTGGTTTGTAACGGAGTTGCGAAAGACAAACGTGCGTGAAATTATTGTGCGCTGTAATCTCACCATCATTCTTGCCAATGCAAAATACCATGACCTTCCTGAATTTTTTGCTGCCCATTCCATTCGCGTGGTAAGCAGTCTTCCGTTTTATAAAGCAGACCGAACGGATCGTCAGCGTGGCGAAGGTGTATTCGAAAAATCCATCCAAGCTTTGCAAATGCTCAATGAAAAAGGATATGGAAAAGAAGGCAGCGGTTTATTGCTCGACTTGGTTTACAATCCGGGTGGTGCATTTTTACCTGCCGATCAAAAAATGTTGGAGCGGGATTTTAAAAAAGAACTGAAGGATCATTTTTCAATCGATTTTAATTCGCTGCTCTGCATTACCAATATTCCGGTCTCACGCTTTTTAGAATACCTCGTCAACAGCGATAATCTCGATGAATACATGGATCTGCTGGTGCGTTCTTACAATCCTTCTGCCGTTGGAGGGCTGATGTGCAGAAACACGATTTCGGTGGACTACAAAGGCGATTTATTCGATTGCGATTTTAATCAGATGCTCGAAATGAAAGTGGAACGAAATGCGCCGCAGTCCATTTTTAATTTTAATCTGGAACAATTAAATCAACGCAATATTGTCATTAATCAACATTGTTTCGGTTGCACGGCGGGAGCAGGATCGAGTTGTCAGGGTGCCACTACGTGA